A region of Dictyostelium discoideum AX4 chromosome 1 chromosome, whole genome shotgun sequence DNA encodes the following proteins:
- the suvA gene encoding SET domain-containing protein translates to MDIKDIFFIDDSSEGSDDEISFICSTFTPNSSNKNNNNNNYNSNGSNNTNNNSNNNNSNSNNNNNSKSNNNNNNNNNNNNNKNKNKNNSSNDYIENRKKLAKQSTYEPYVNYDQKHNPYSITSPIVLDEIVEEVRQDLEKRYKPPISSSSLSSSSSSVANASVLNHNSNYDLPQVHISPSMVEIKDNDIVFTSLPTSSVSTPNSTPTSILTTNPMFLATTTTTTTTPTPIPTPIPTPIPTLTTTTTTPTTTTQTPSIFNRSNNIAKTNLNNINGNDSNKKSNSKPYTTLEKLQEERKRNIEITSGLTKKGTLELNKYNNNKNKETPVDIYPLEELESMYVDMYVKPVNNKPKGKIEEKKNTNQLASSSLSSPSPSPTSTSTLPSSISTSRLSSSASTAPPTSTLPSSISAPRSSSSSNSSTPSSLYSYLPYRYSSSSSSSSSYPSSSSYPSSSSSYSSYSSFSSPRKNLENNREFASPRKDDISFIERKELTEKQQKENERLEEQRISLLRLETERQNLAKQRLEKERILEKQKLNDERLERVERDRRNRLEKERLEKEKLEKERLEKERLEKERLGKEKEKEKEKVPSSSSSSSSSSSTTQNQIEQSSGTRTARKRVHVAPKDIRKIILGKLRSCLDAEDIIIKDLSDEVKMNVCEEIERFSFGSTQKKQDYVKKLAYQYTLIRGGLVPTYLIPLLPESFLSTLSPSQFITPAIATLMQNVYESTQHKPETNSSTNQINPSSELSSSYSSSTSSSSSSSSSSSSLLSSLLSIGTENTTTTTTTKTTTRSTSSHLQKDIPIKLETSMESSQNSTSTFRETQEIINNDTITELERDLKGMKFGDCIDAVTSEVIVKELIEDYSTSIINRNQLPSGMNLLRKYRNLIRSEYGQPIDNIVIILLSMVTDVSFIELKSKYLDLYKQDCKNGLIKSDILNIDMPYFEPLNEYIQRQKKSLVEIDETDLYNPNTNINQNNKSNKNNNGENKIQNDKSKISKKIFKANLMLENEFLYIFENSGKLVHVKKEIKRKTKIATSSSTKVSSSSSPSSSPSSSPPQLNGTNGKSRFSSQQKLPCLNCKRANIKQCLGNPCTRCLLKRSVCIQDRAYLDAENGSSDILLNNTSKKRKSIDEHNNGHHNHSRNNNDNNYNNDNDNNNNNDSYNDSDNDNNDNNYNNNNNNDNNNNNNNNNNNNNNNNNNNNDNNNNNNNNNNNNNNNNNNNNNNNNNNNNNNNNNNNNNNNNANNCHQQKKLKAQWIDPDIARGVYTYPLKAINEVDDIPLTNSLVNFKWIDKSFCDRETLNVKEFLSGCDCVGDCHNNPNCQCILEGGIYYSDQGTLTGKNIEGPIVECNPRCKCSHELCKNRAIQQGQQNSFPLELFKTSNKGWCARACIEIPKYTFVCEYVGEIISHDEAEERGLRYDTQGLSYLYDLNGDSNCLVVDATHYGNATRFINHSCSPNLISIFFYLDQRIEIDKPRIAFFSSRTIKEGEELTFDYRYNLPSGIQNKTNIPGGILCHCGSSKCRKWLWVPEVSKKRK, encoded by the exons ATGGATATAaaggatattttttttatagatgATAGCTCAGAGGGATCTGATGATGAAATATCATTTATCTGTTCAACATTTACTCCAAATTCatcaaacaaaaacaacaacaataataattacaatagCAATGGCAgcaataatactaataataatagcaataacaataacagcaacagtaacaacaacaacaatagcaaaagcaataataacaataataacaataataataataataataataaaaataaaaataaaaataatagtagtaatgattatattgaaaatagAAAGAAATTAGCAAAACAATCAACTTATGAACCATATGTTAATTATGACCAAAAGCATAATCCATATTCAATAACTTCACCAATTGTTTTGGATGAAATAGTTGAAGAGGTAAGACAAGATTTGGAGAAAAGATATAAACCACCCATTTCCTCATCATCTTTAtcgtcatcgtcatcatcagtAGCAAATGCATCTGTATTAAATCATAATAGCAATTATGATTTACCACAAGTTCACATATCTCCATCTATggttgaaattaaagataatgataTAGTATTTACATCCTTACCAACTTCATCAGTATCAACACCAAATTCAACACCAACTTCAATCCTCACAACAAATCCAATGTTTctagcaacaacaacaacaacaacaacaacaccaacaccaataccaacaccaataccaacaccaataccaacactaacaacaacaactactacaccaactactactacacaAACTCCAAGCATATTTAATAGATCAAATAATATAGCTAAAACCAAtcttaataatatcaatggtaatgatagtaataaaaaatcaaattcaaaaccTTACACTACACTTGAAAAATTACAAGAGGAAAGAAAGagaaatattgaaattacaTCTGGTTTAACAAAGAAAGGTACtttggaattaaataaatataacaataataagaataaagAGACCCCAGTTGATATTTATCCACTTGAAGAACTTGAAAGTATGTATGTGGATATGTATGTGAAacctgtaaataataaaccaaagGGAAAgattgaagaaaaaaaaaatacaaatcaactagcatcatcatcattatcatcaccatcaccatcaccaacatcaacttcaacattgccatcatcaatatcaacatcaagattatcatcatcagctTCAACAGCACCACCAACTTCAACATTGCCATCATCAATATCAGCACCAagatcgtcatcatcatcaaattcatcaacaccatcatcactATATTCATATTTACCATATAgatattcatcatcatcatcgtcatcatcatcatatccTTCATCATCCTCATATCCTTCATCCTCATCCTCATATTCATCatattcatcattttcatcaccaagaaagaatttagaaaataatagaGAATTTGCAAGTCCAAGAAAAGATGATATATCGTTtatagaaagaaaagaacTAACAGAAAAACAGCAAAAGGAGAATGAACGTTTGGAAGAACAGAGAATATCACTACTTAGATTAGAGACAGAGAGACAGAATCTAGCAAAACAAcgtttagaaaaagaaagaatattagaaaaacaaaaattaaatgatgagCGTTTAGAAAGAGTTGAGCGTGATCGTAGAAAtagattagaaaaagaaagacttgaaaaagaaaaactagaaaaagaaagactagaaaaagaaagactagaaaaagaaagactaggaaaagaaaaagaaaaagaaaaagaaaaggtaccatcatcttcatcatcttcttcttcttcttcttcaacaaCACAAAATCAAATAGAACAATCATCAGGAACTAGAACAGCTAGAAAGAGGGTTCATGTTGCTCCAAAAGACATTAGAAAAATCATATTGGGTAAATTAAGATCATGTTTAGATGCAGAggatataattattaaagacTTGTCAGATGAGGTTAAAATGAACGTTTGTGAAGAGATTGAACGTTTTTCGTTTGGTTctacacaaaaaaaacaagattATGTTAAAAAATTAGCATATCAATACACTCTAATAAGGGGTGGTCTAGTTCCAACCTATCTAATACCGTTGCTCCCTGAAAGTTTTTTATCAACTCTATCACCATCACAATTTATAACACCAGCTATAGCTACATTAATGCAAAATGTCTATGAAAGTACTCAACATAAACCTGAAACAAATTCTTCaacaaatcaaataaatcccTCATCAGAGTTATCATCTTCATATTCATCTTCtacttcatcatcttcatcatcatcatcttcatcttcttcactattatcatcattattatctataGGAACTGAAAAtacgacaacaacaacaacaacaaaaactaCAACAAGATCAACTTCATCACACTTACAAAAGGATATACCAATCAAATTGGAAACTTCAATGGAATCATCACAAAACTCTACATCTACATTTAGAGAAACTcaagaaataattaataacgATACAATTACAGAATTGGAAAGAGACTTAAAAGGAATGAAATTTGGGGATTGCATCGATGCAGTTACATCTGAGGTGATAGTGAAGGAGCTAATCGAAGATTATTCAACCTCAATTATCAATAGAAATCAATTACCATCTggaatgaatttattaagaAAATATAGAAATTTAATAAGATCGGAATATGGTcaaccaattgataatatagTAATTATTTTACTTTCTATGGTCACAGATGTTAGTTTCattgaattaaaaagtaaatatcTTGATCTTTATAAACAAGATTGTAAAAATGGTTTG attaaaagtgatattttaaatatagatATGCCATATTTTGAACCTTTAAATGAATATATTCAAAGACAAAAGAAATCTTtagttgaaattgatgaaacaGATTTATATAATCCAAATACtaatattaatcaaaataataaaagtaataaaaataataatggtgaaaataaaattcaaaatgataaaagtaaaatttctaaaaaaatatttaaagcaaatttaatgttggaaaatgaatttttatatattttcgAGAATTCAGGTAAATTAGTTCATGTAAAGAAAgagattaaaagaaaaacaaagatTGCAACTAGTAGTAGTACAAAAgtatcatcatcgtcatcaccatcatcatcaccctCCTCATCACCTCCACAATTAAATGGCACCAATGGTAAAAGCAGATTTAGTTCTCAACAAAAATTACCTTGCCTAAATTGTAAGAGAGCAAATATTAAACAATGTCTTGGTAACCCATGTACTAGATGTCTACTTAAACGTTCAGTGTGTATTCAAGACAGAGCGTATTTGGATGCAGAAAATGGTAGTAGTGATATTCTTCTTAACAATACAAgtaaaaagagaaagagtATTGATGAACATAATAATGGTCATCATAATCATTctagaaataataatgataataactataataatgataatgataataataataataatgatagttataatgatagtgataatgataataatgataataattataataataataataataatgataataataataataataataacaacaataataataataataataataataataataataatgataacaataataataataataataataataataataataataataataataataataataataataataataataataataataataataataataataataataataataataataataatgctaATAATTGTCAtcaacaaaagaaattaaaagcaCAATGGATTGATCCAGATATTGCAAGAGGAGTTTATACCTATCCATTAAAAGCAATTAACGAAGTTGATGATATACCACTCACCAATTCATTGGTTAATTTCAAATGGattgataaatcattttgtGATAGAGAGACATTGAATGTCAAAGAGTTTCTATCTGGTTGTGATTGTGTGGGTGATTGtcataataatccaaattgTCAATGTATTTTAGAGGGAGGTATTTATTATTCTGATCAAGGAACTTTGACTGGGAAAAATATTGAAGGTCCAATCGTTGAATGTAATCCACGTTGTAAATGTTCCCATGAATTATGTAAGAATCGTGCCATTCAACAAGGCCAACAAAATAGTTTCCCAttggaattatttaaaacctCCAACAAGGGTTGGTGCGCACGTGCTTGTATTGAAATCCCCAAGTATACCTTTGTTTGTGAATATGTGGGTGAAATCATCTCTCATGATGAGGCAGAAGAGCGTGGTTTAAGGTATGATACTCAAGGTCTCAGCTATCTAtatgatttaaatggtgattCAAATTGTTTGGTGGTTGATGCCACTCACTATGGCAATGCCACTAGATTCATAAATCACTCCTGTAGTCCAAATCTCATTAGTATTTTCTTTTACCTTGATCAAAGGATTGAAATAGATAAACCTCGAATTGCATTCTTTTCATCAAGAACTATCAAAGAAGGTGAAGAATTAACTTTTGACTACCGTTATAATTTACCATCTGGcattcaaaataaaactaatataCCAGGTGGAATTCTTTGTCATTGTGGTTCTTCGAAATGCAGAAAATGGCTTTGGGTACCCGAAGtctcaaaaaaaagaaaataa
- the fcsA gene encoding fatty acyl-CoA synthetase — MSSLSTKTDLLGDPDFIRLQSVEVDGSEVIPGETRPRRNTKFPKLTNSPDGKTFTLYDVYRINKDSDSNFLGIRELLADGKRGDYKWISYKQACIRANNIGSALVQLGLNKGDRIGIFSINRPEWVLSDMAAMNHSLVPVALYATLGANAIEYVVNHSEISVLLCEGKNVEKILSMPGTTIKTIVSYDPLPQATLDKFKDNENVKLYLLSDFEKLGEQNPAQHEVPSPEDLCTLLYTSGSTGNPKGVMLTHTNMVSEVAGANFSPAGVIPEDVHMSYLPLAHSFERAVVSLMCYVGGQIGFFSGLIPELFNDIQVLRPTFLCGAPRVWQRLHDKLWFTVNNDSWLKKFLFNWGLNSKQSALRLGSTTPIWDKLVFSKTKDRLGGRVKFILSGSAPLDPKLAEFLRACFCCPVVSGYGLSENVGGASVAYPEDNNVGHVGPPLSACEMKLIDVPEMNYFSTDKPCPRGEVCIRGFNVFKGYFKDPEKTKEDLKEDGWFHTGDIGRWNENGTLSIIDRKKNIFKLSQGEYVAAEYLESVFVRSPFASQVFVYGDSLNSFLVGVVVPDFEVVQKLFASKYPELDVSNHATLAKSKELYKEILSSFDACAAEAKLHGFEKLKHIYVEHEPFTEENNLLTPSFKPKRPQLKERYQTIIDTLYAEYKRDHPDV; from the exons atgtcAAGCCTTTCAACAAAAACAg aTTTACTTGGTGACCCAGATttt atccGTCTTCAAAGTGTTGAAGTAGACGGTAGTGAAGTTATACCAGGCGAAACTAGACCAAGAAGAAACACTAAATTCccaaaattaacaaattcaCCAGACGGTAAAACCTTTACCTTGTATGATGTTTATAg aataaataaagattCAGATTCAAACTTTTTAGGTATTCGTGAATTATTAGCAGATGGCAAAAGAGGTGATTACAAATGGATTTCTTATAAACAAGCATGCATTAGAGCAAATAACATTGGTTCAGCTTTAGTTCAATTAGGTTTAAATAAG ggTGATAGAATTggtattttttcaattaatagaCCAGAATGGGTTTTATCAGATATGGCAGCAATGAATCATTCACTTGTACCAGTTGCATTATATGCAACATTAGGTGCCAATGCAATTGAATATGTTGTTAATCATTCAGAGATTTCAGTACTTTTATGTGAAGGTAAAAATGTTGAAAAGATTCTTTCAATGCCAGGTACAACCATTAAAACAATTGTCAGTTATGATCCATTACCACAAGCAACATTAGATAAATTCAAGGATAATGAAAACGTTAAACTTTACCTCTTAtcagattttgaaaaattggGTGAACAAAATCCAGCCCAACATGAAGTCCCATCACCAGAAGATTTATGTACATTACTTTACACCTCTGGTTCAACTGGTAATCCAAAGGGTGTAATGTTAACTCATACAAATATGGTCAGTGAAGTTGCAGGTGCCAACTTTTCACCAGCAGGTGTAATTCCAGAGGATGTTCATATGTCATACCTCCCATTGGCTCACTCATTTGAACGTGCCGTCGTTTCATTGATGTGTTATGTTGGTGGTCAAATTGGTTTCTTCTCTGGTTTAATTCCAGAGTTATTCAACGATATCCAAGTTTTACGTCCAACCTTTTTATGTGGTGCCCCAAGAGTATGGCAACGTCTTCACGACAAACTTTGGTTCACTGTCAACAATGATAGTTGGTTAAAGAAATTCCTCTTCAATTGGGGTCTCAACTCTAAACAATCTGCATTAAGACTTGGTTCAACCACTCCAATTTGGGATAAATTGGTTTTCTCAAAAACAAAGGATAGACTTGGTGGTCGTGTTAAATTCATCCTTTCCGGTTCCGCTCCATTGGATCCAAAATTAGCCGAATTCTTACGTGCTTGTTTCTGTTGTCCAGTCGTCTCTGGTTATGGTCTCTCTGAAAATGTAGGTGGTGCCTCTGTTGCCTATCCAGAAGATAACAATGTAGGTCATGTTGGTCCACCACTCAGTGCCTgtgaaatgaaattaatcGACGTTCCAGAGATGAACTATTTCTCTACTGATAAACCATGTCCAAGAGGTGAGGTTTGTATTCGTGGTTTCAACGTTTTCAAAGGTTACTTTAAGGATCCAGAAAAGACCAAAGAAGATCTCAAAGAAGATGGTTGGTTCCATACTGGTGATATTGGTCGTTGGAATGAAAATGGTACCCTCTCAATCATTGATCGTAAGAAAAATATCTTCAAATTATCTCAAGGTGAATACGTTGCCGCCGAATATTTGGAATCTGTTTTCGTTCGTTCACCATTTGCCTCTCAAGTATTTGTCTATGGTGATTCATTAAATAGTTTCTTGGTTGGTGTTGTCGTACCAGATTTTGAAGTTGTCCAAAAATTATTCGCTTCCAAATATCCAGAACTTGATGTTTCAAACCATGCAACCCTCGCAAAATCAAAAGAACTCTACaaagaaattttatcaaGTTTCGATGCTTGCGCTGCCGAAGCCAAATTACAtggttttgaaaaattaaaacatatCTACGTAGAACATGAACCATTCACTGAggaaaacaatttattaacTCCATCATTCAAACCAAAGAGACCACAACTCAAAGAAAGATATCAAACCATTATTGATACCCTTTATGCTGAATACAAACGTGATCATCCAGACGTATAA
- the gnt11 gene encoding GlcNAc transferase — protein sequence MKMKKLLILILFIIFFVEFSFQENNFKLCENGGISVLSDKCICPPSYSGDKCEKIDKNEKCTNATYFSNSIGPICCFSKYRDEINLSELKLTINNNKNNNNNSINLNKSYENKIINELLKTYGPWDKKDVKLLDFLLISNLEKGEINLKYSNYFKKREQQLENFLNNDNCNDLDNPNPLAFLLIIKDIDYDAINTLFQFLYSPNNYYLIHIDGNTKIDDEELEIFFKKIIETKKENLSNYSKKKWNDYPSNIKIMKNRFEGEWGSISLVYLEIASYTVLFDMVEERINKTGLSFEDSQWSHIINLSGNDMPTIPLSNFSKILCNNKRKSYLDHCCIKDYFRFDRNWVQLNDKSGLIELLPKNMKEQGCGDGLGMSKYYDRNKSYGDGSQWKFLNVEFVKYLISDLKSLERLISFKFSFIPDESFFQASKIFFNSKGGHSFEFDTKRVTMFDNNPEARDNTRYAVELKDIPNLHGLYFVRKVYLKEIRDAIIKEFNLLSEY from the exons atgaaaatgaagaaactattaattttaattttatttataattttttttgtagaATTTAGTTttcaagaaaataattttaaattatgtGAAAATGGTGGTATTTCGGTTTTAAGTGACAAATGTATTTGTCCACCATCATATTCAGGTGATAAATGtgaaaaaatagataaaaatgaaaaatgtaCAAATGCAACTtacttttcaaattcaattggaCCAATATgttgtttttcaaaatatagagatgaaatcaatttatcagaattaaaattaacaattaataataataaaaataataataacaatagtataaatttaaataaatcatatgaaaataaaataattaatgaattattaaaaacataTGGACCATGGGATAAAAAagatgttaaattattagattttttattaattagtaatttggaaaaaggtgaaattaatttaaaatattcaaattattttaaaaaaagagaacaacaacttgaaaattttttaaataatgataattgtaATGATTTAGATAACCCAAATCCATTggcttttttattaattataaaagatATTGATTATGATGCTATCAATacattatttcaatttttatattcacCAAATAACTATTATCTTATTCATA ttGATGGAAATACAAAAatagatgatgaagaattggaaatattttttaaaaaaattattgaaacaaaaaaagagaatttaagtaattattcaaaaaagaaatggaaTGATTATCCAAGTAATATcaaaattatgaaaaataGATTTGAAGGTGAATGGGGATCAATTTCATTAGTTTACTTAGAGATTGCTTCATATACGGTATTATTTGATATGGTTGaagaaagaattaataaaactggTCTGTCATTTGAAGATAGTCAATGGTCacatattattaatttaagtGGTAATGATATGCCAACAATtccattatcaaatttttcaaaaattctatgtaataataaaagaaaaagttatTTAGATCATTGTTGTATTAAAGATTATTTTAGATTTGat aGAAATTGGGTACAACTTAATGATAAAAGtggattaattgaattattaccaaaaaatatgaaaGAACAAGGTTGTGGTGATGGCTTGGGAATGAGTAAATATTATGATAGAAATAAAAGTTATGGCGACGGATCTCAAtggaaatttttaaatgttgaatttgtaaaataCCTAATTAgtgatttaaaatcattggaAAGATTAatcagttttaaattttcatttattccTGATGAATCATTCTTTCAAGcttcaaaaatatttttcaatagTAAAGGTGGTCATTCATTTGAGTTTGACACAAAAAGAGTAACAATGTTCGATAATAATCCAGAAGCAAGAGATAATACTCGTTATGCTgtagaattaaaagatatacCAAATTTACATGGTTTGTATTTTGTAAgaaaagtttatttaaaagaaatcagAGATGcaataattaaagaatttaatttattatcagaatattga
- the syn1B gene encoding t-SNARE family protein — MEDRLQELRIAGGLKPLVDKKNGKKGSMVEISLETPSSSKIYDYNENKNGDIELEINDHPDPVEEFMPEFYQEVGLIKSLMTSVKKNIRAIEDKYILSLNSISIESQNQKYEDDIQLILEVTNSSLSELKNKLDTMKISNEKYSYSKSSTPTEVRIRNSMLNTLTQKFIEMMREYQEIQNNYKNKYKEKIERQYKIVKPEATSQEINDAIQSGDSKKIFEETILHTHLHTHALNALDYIQERHNDIIKLEQSIKELHQLFLDMAVLVHNQGELLNVIEDNINSAVSDTREGTQNLQEANKLHKKSRKKMYILLIIVSIVLVIILVPILSTQINK, encoded by the coding sequence atggaagatCGTTTACAAGAATTAAGAATAGCTGGTGGTCTTAAACCTCTAGTTGATAAAAAGAATGGTAAAAAAGGTTCAATGGTTGAAATATCTTTAGAAACACCATCAAGTTCAAAAATATATgattataatgaaaataaaaatggtgatATTGAATTAGAAATAAATGATCATCCAGATCCGGTTGAAGAATTTATGCCAGAATTTTATCAAGAAGTTggtttaataaaatcattaatgaCATCAgttaaaaagaatataagAGCAATCGaagataaatatatattatcattaaattcaattagtATTGAatcacaaaatcaaaaatatgaGGATGATATACAATTAATACTAGAAGTTACAAATAGTTCATTATCTgaattaaagaataaattggatacaatgaaaataagtaatgaaaaatattcatattcaaaatcatcaacacCCACAGAAGTTCGTATTAGAAATAGTATGTTAAATACACTAACTCAAAAATTCATTGAAATGATGAGAGAGTATCAAGAGATTCAAAACaactataaaaataaatataaagaaaaaatcgAAAGACAATATAAAATCGTTAAACCAGAAGCAACCTCTCAAGAAATTAACGATGCAATTCAATCAGGTGACTCTAAAAAGATTTTCGAAGAGACTATTCTCCATACACATTTACATACTCATGCTTTGAATGCTTTAGATTATATTCAAGAAAGACATAacgatattattaaattggaaCAAAGTATTAAAGAATTacatcaattatttttagatatgGCTGTTTTGGTTCATAATCAAGGTGAGTTGTTAAATGTTATTgaagataatattaattctgCTGTATCCGATACAAGAGAGGGTACACAAAATTTACAAGAAGCTAATAAGCTTCataaaaaatcaagaaaGAAAATgtatattcttttaattatagtttcaattgttttggtaataattttagttCCAATTTTAAGTactcaaattaataaataa